Proteins encoded in a region of the Cupriavidus pauculus genome:
- a CDS encoding cell division protein ZipA C-terminal FtsZ-binding domain-containing protein, which yields MELQNALIIAGVVLLLLLVAYNRWQIHKSRRVRPLMPEDDLPPMREPVVGKTVRPETAAKLQETPPEHIPRREPTLGGAGKVSVGAGAVQDADARDASVAAAAAHAAAGGADADEAVADEVANAVAVARKPGEGADGTHAAGTAAGDDESANLAAANQATASAEAQSSPQLGAASLQPEPKPETAPMDGQPSPAVIDPLIDCIVPMHLERKASGDRILPLTGRLRRAGTKQVHIEGLRVEANAWEPVTAGHQYEDLQVAVQLANRSGPLNALEFSEFVNAVEALAEALDASAELPDMTETVANARELDGFAAGCDVQLGVNVISDGAPWSAAYVQNVATQDGLVLSRDGTRFSRYQADGDGVQRPLFTLQFGDTNFLRDDLTINAGGQITLLLDVPVAAQSTKPFKTVCEYGYSLAQRMGAQLVDDNMRPLSEASFVAIFGQLEKLYEKLEARGMPAGSPVAHRLFSL from the coding sequence ATGGAACTGCAGAATGCCCTGATCATCGCCGGTGTCGTATTGCTGCTGTTGCTGGTGGCGTACAACCGTTGGCAGATCCACAAGTCGCGCCGCGTGCGCCCGCTGATGCCGGAAGACGACCTGCCGCCGATGCGCGAGCCGGTGGTCGGCAAGACCGTGCGGCCCGAGACGGCCGCCAAGCTGCAGGAGACGCCGCCCGAACATATCCCGCGCCGCGAGCCGACGCTCGGCGGTGCCGGCAAGGTGTCGGTGGGGGCCGGTGCGGTCCAGGATGCCGACGCGCGCGATGCCAGCGTGGCGGCCGCGGCCGCGCATGCGGCGGCAGGTGGCGCCGATGCCGACGAGGCCGTTGCGGACGAGGTGGCCAATGCGGTCGCCGTGGCGCGCAAGCCGGGCGAGGGTGCCGATGGCACTCACGCGGCCGGCACCGCGGCTGGCGACGACGAGTCGGCCAACCTTGCCGCGGCCAATCAGGCCACGGCCAGCGCCGAGGCACAGTCGTCGCCGCAACTGGGCGCCGCGAGCCTCCAGCCGGAACCGAAGCCCGAAACCGCGCCGATGGATGGCCAGCCGTCGCCCGCCGTGATCGACCCGCTGATCGACTGCATCGTGCCGATGCACCTCGAACGCAAGGCGTCCGGCGATCGCATCCTCCCGCTCACGGGCCGTCTGCGCCGTGCCGGGACCAAGCAGGTGCATATCGAAGGCCTGCGCGTGGAAGCCAATGCGTGGGAACCCGTGACCGCGGGCCACCAGTATGAAGACCTGCAGGTGGCCGTGCAGCTTGCCAACCGCAGCGGTCCGCTCAACGCGCTCGAGTTCTCGGAGTTCGTCAATGCGGTCGAGGCGCTTGCCGAGGCGCTCGACGCGTCGGCCGAGCTGCCGGACATGACCGAGACCGTGGCCAACGCGCGCGAGCTCGATGGGTTTGCCGCGGGCTGCGACGTGCAGCTGGGCGTCAACGTGATTTCCGATGGTGCGCCGTGGTCGGCCGCGTACGTGCAGAACGTGGCCACGCAGGACGGCCTCGTGCTGTCGCGCGACGGCACGCGTTTCTCGCGCTATCAGGCCGATGGCGACGGCGTGCAGCGTCCGCTGTTCACGCTGCAGTTCGGCGATACCAACTTCCTGCGCGACGACCTGACGATCAACGCCGGCGGCCAGATCACGCTGCTGCTGGACGTGCCGGTGGCCGCGCAGTCGACCAAGCCGTTCAAGACCGTGTGCGAGTACGGCTACAGCCTGGCGCAGCGCATGGGCGCGCAGCTCGTCGATGACAATATGCGGCCGCTGAGCGAGGCGTCGTTCGTCGCGATTTTCGGCCAGCTGGAGAAGCTGTACGAAAAGCTCGAGGCACGTGGCATGCCGGCTGGCTCGCCCGTCGCGCATCGACTGTTCAGCCTCTAG
- the smc gene encoding chromosome segregation protein SMC, producing MRLSSIKLAGFKSFVDPTNFQVPGQLVGIVGPNGCGKSNIIDAVRWVLGESRASELRGESMQDVIFNGSTARKQAGRASVELVFDNAEGRAAGQWSQYAEVAVKRVLTRDGTSSYYINNQPVRRRDIQDIFLGTGLGPRAYAIIGQGMISRIIEAKPDDMRIFLEEAAGVSKYKERRRETENRLSDTRENLTRVEDILRELGTNLDKLEGQAEVAQRFKTLQSEGEEKQHLLWLLRKREAQAEQERHQRAIEQAQIDLEAQTAQLRHVEAELETMRAAHYTASDGMHAAQGALYEANATVSKLEAEIRFVVESRNRAQAQIAALTAQRDQWQGKAEQAADELAQAEESLAVAEGRTVEAQETVAVKTDELPTLEGQWRDAQQRLNEQRTAIAQAEQTLKLEAAQQRNADQTLQQLEQRRERLSLEEKGLDRPDETRLEQQREELAEQEAMLEEAQAVLMDSEDSVPRLDADRRTAQERVQSEAAAIASLEARLAALRQLQENVQTDGKVQPWLERHGLAELPRLWKKVHIEPGWENALESVLREKLAALEVSNLDWVKAFLSDAPPAKLAFYTPPPAARPIEAPAGLRPLMSLVQITEPGIRAVMQDWLADIYTATDIAQAMGARHTLPDGASFVVAEGHLIGRNAIQIYAADSEQAGMLAREQEIENLQKQVRAQMLLSDEAKSQAVRADAAYTQASQALSEARGRAEQATRRVHTLQMDVLKLSQAMERFSARSGQIRDELAEIMAQIEEQRAVRAESEAAFEQHDAALADLQAAHEDQQMAFDALDGKLSTARNQLRDFERAAQEALFAERNLSGRIDELRRNIQMAADQTERIGESLENARAELETINEQTANTGLQEALEVRAEKEEKLSAARIELDALSAQLRQFDEQRLAAERSLQPLRDRITEYQLKEQAARLNQEQFSEQLTTAEVDEAALADKLTGDLKPSYLQGEVTRLNNAINALGPVNMAALDELAAARERKTFLDAQSADLNDAINTLEDAIAKIDQETRALLQGTFDQVNHHFGELFPSLFGGGQARLIMTGEEILDAGVQVMAQPPGKKNSTIHLLSGGEKALTAIALVFAMFQLNPAPFCLLDEVDAPLDDANTERYANMVARMSDKTQFVFISHNKIAMEMAHQLIGVTMQEQGVSRIVAVDMDAAVSMAEAA from the coding sequence GTGCGACTGTCATCGATCAAGCTGGCGGGCTTCAAGTCCTTCGTCGATCCCACCAATTTTCAAGTGCCGGGCCAACTGGTCGGCATCGTCGGTCCCAACGGCTGCGGCAAATCGAACATCATTGATGCCGTGCGCTGGGTGCTGGGCGAGTCACGCGCTTCCGAGCTGCGCGGCGAGTCCATGCAGGACGTCATCTTCAACGGTTCCACGGCGCGCAAGCAGGCCGGCCGGGCGAGCGTCGAACTCGTGTTCGACAACGCCGAGGGCCGCGCGGCGGGCCAGTGGAGCCAGTACGCCGAAGTGGCCGTCAAGCGCGTGCTGACGCGCGACGGCACTTCCTCGTACTACATCAACAACCAGCCGGTCCGCCGCCGCGATATCCAGGACATCTTCCTCGGTACGGGCCTGGGTCCGCGCGCCTACGCGATCATCGGGCAGGGCATGATCTCGCGGATCATCGAGGCCAAGCCCGATGACATGCGGATCTTCCTGGAAGAAGCCGCGGGCGTGTCCAAGTACAAGGAACGCCGCCGCGAGACCGAGAACCGCCTTTCCGACACACGCGAGAACCTGACGCGCGTGGAGGACATCCTGCGCGAACTCGGCACCAACCTCGACAAGCTCGAAGGGCAGGCCGAAGTGGCGCAGCGCTTCAAGACGCTGCAGTCCGAGGGCGAGGAGAAACAGCATCTGCTGTGGCTGCTGCGCAAGCGCGAAGCCCAGGCCGAGCAGGAACGCCACCAGCGCGCGATCGAGCAGGCGCAGATCGACCTCGAAGCCCAGACCGCGCAGCTGCGCCACGTCGAAGCCGAGCTCGAGACCATGCGCGCCGCGCACTACACCGCGTCGGACGGCATGCATGCCGCACAGGGCGCGCTGTACGAGGCAAATGCCACGGTCAGCAAGCTCGAGGCCGAGATCCGCTTCGTCGTGGAGTCGCGCAATCGCGCGCAGGCGCAGATCGCCGCGCTGACCGCGCAACGCGACCAGTGGCAGGGCAAGGCCGAGCAGGCCGCCGACGAACTCGCGCAGGCCGAGGAAAGCCTCGCCGTGGCCGAAGGCCGCACGGTGGAAGCGCAGGAAACGGTCGCGGTGAAAACCGACGAACTGCCGACGCTCGAGGGGCAGTGGCGCGATGCGCAGCAGCGCCTCAACGAGCAGCGCACCGCCATCGCGCAGGCCGAACAGACGCTGAAACTCGAGGCCGCGCAGCAGCGTAACGCGGACCAGACGCTCCAACAGCTCGAGCAGCGCCGCGAACGCCTGTCGCTCGAGGAGAAGGGGCTCGACCGTCCGGACGAAACCCGGCTGGAACAGCAGCGCGAGGAACTCGCCGAGCAGGAAGCCATGCTCGAGGAAGCGCAGGCCGTGCTGATGGACAGCGAGGACAGCGTACCGCGCCTCGATGCCGATCGCCGCACCGCGCAGGAGCGCGTGCAGAGCGAAGCCGCCGCCATTGCCTCGCTCGAGGCGCGCCTGGCCGCGCTGCGCCAGCTGCAGGAAAACGTGCAGACCGATGGCAAGGTCCAGCCCTGGCTCGAACGCCACGGCCTGGCCGAGCTGCCGCGGCTCTGGAAGAAGGTGCATATCGAGCCGGGCTGGGAAAACGCGCTGGAATCCGTGCTGCGCGAGAAGCTGGCCGCGCTGGAAGTGTCGAACCTCGACTGGGTCAAGGCCTTCCTCTCCGACGCGCCGCCCGCCAAGCTCGCGTTCTATACGCCGCCGCCGGCCGCGCGCCCGATCGAGGCACCGGCAGGCCTGCGGCCGCTGATGTCGCTCGTGCAGATCACCGAGCCCGGCATCCGCGCGGTCATGCAGGACTGGCTGGCCGATATCTATACCGCCACCGATATCGCGCAGGCGATGGGCGCGCGCCATACGCTGCCCGATGGCGCATCGTTCGTCGTGGCCGAGGGTCACCTGATCGGCCGCAACGCGATCCAGATCTACGCTGCCGACTCCGAACAGGCCGGCATGCTCGCGCGCGAGCAGGAGATCGAGAACCTGCAGAAGCAGGTGCGCGCGCAGATGCTGCTGTCCGACGAGGCAAAGAGCCAGGCCGTGCGCGCCGATGCGGCGTACACGCAGGCAAGCCAGGCGCTGAGCGAGGCCCGCGGCCGCGCCGAGCAGGCCACGCGCCGCGTGCACACGCTGCAGATGGACGTGCTCAAGCTGTCGCAGGCGATGGAGCGTTTCTCCGCGCGTAGCGGCCAGATTCGCGACGAGCTCGCCGAGATCATGGCGCAGATCGAGGAGCAGCGCGCCGTGCGCGCCGAATCGGAAGCCGCGTTCGAGCAGCACGACGCCGCGCTTGCCGACCTGCAGGCCGCGCACGAGGACCAGCAGATGGCCTTCGACGCGCTGGACGGCAAGCTCTCGACCGCGCGCAACCAGCTGCGCGACTTCGAGCGCGCCGCGCAGGAAGCGCTGTTCGCCGAGCGCAACCTGTCGGGCCGTATCGACGAACTGCGCCGCAATATCCAGATGGCGGCCGACCAGACGGAGCGCATCGGCGAGTCGCTCGAGAATGCCCGCGCGGAACTCGAGACGATCAACGAACAGACCGCGAACACGGGCCTGCAGGAAGCGCTCGAAGTGCGGGCCGAGAAGGAAGAGAAGCTGTCGGCCGCGCGCATCGAACTCGACGCGCTGTCGGCACAGCTGCGCCAGTTCGACGAGCAGCGTCTGGCCGCCGAGCGCAGCCTGCAGCCGCTGCGCGACCGCATCACCGAGTACCAGCTCAAGGAGCAGGCCGCGCGCCTGAACCAGGAACAGTTCAGCGAGCAGCTGACCACGGCGGAAGTCGATGAGGCCGCGCTGGCCGACAAGCTCACGGGCGACCTCAAGCCGTCGTACCTCCAGGGCGAAGTCACGCGCCTGAACAACGCGATCAACGCGCTGGGCCCCGTCAACATGGCCGCGCTCGACGAGCTGGCCGCCGCGCGCGAACGCAAGACGTTCCTCGACGCGCAGTCCGCCGACCTCAACGACGCGATCAACACGCTCGAGGACGCGATTGCCAAGATCGATCAGGAAACGCGCGCGCTGCTGCAGGGCACGTTCGACCAGGTCAACCATCATTTCGGCGAGCTGTTCCCGTCGCTGTTCGGTGGCGGCCAGGCGCGCCTGATCATGACCGGCGAGGAAATCCTCGACGCCGGCGTGCAGGTCATGGCCCAGCCGCCCGGCAAGAAGAACTCGACGATTCACCTGCTGTCCGGCGGCGAGAAGGCGCTGACCGCGATCGCGCTGGTGTTCGCGATGTTCCAGCTCAACCCCGCGCCGTTCTGTCTGCTGGACGAGGTGGACGCGCCGCTCGACGACGCGAACACCGAGCGGTACGCGAACATGGTGGCGCGCATGTCGGACAAGACGCAGTTCGTGTTTATCTCGCACAACAAGATTGCAATGGAAATGGCCCATCAGCTCATCGGCGTGACGATGCAGGAGCAGGGCGTATCGCGCATCGTCGCGGTGGATATGGACGCAGCGGTATCGATGGCGGAGGCCGCCTGA
- a CDS encoding ferritin-like domain-containing protein: MTWSVDEIDYDAIDVSRVRPNRTLFYLLTSASYMESGSDTYAGNLARHYAETPEAAGWLKQHWEREELQHGLALRRYVEHVWPDFDWEAGYERFFGEYRLTCNDDNLETSRALEMAARCVVETGTASYYRALASASDEPVLRDLARRISSDEVGHYKHFFRYFNDLNGRERHGRLKVLGVIARRLLEIKNDDAEISLRNILRVERGQDEIPAADVAALNSRCSDVVRHNLPIEMTIKMLLRPLHLHARIERLVHRPLVAMVSLTILR; this comes from the coding sequence ATGACGTGGTCGGTCGATGAAATCGATTACGACGCCATAGACGTTTCACGCGTGCGCCCGAACCGCACGTTGTTCTACCTGCTGACCTCCGCGTCCTATATGGAGAGCGGCTCCGATACCTACGCCGGCAACCTCGCGCGCCACTATGCGGAGACGCCGGAAGCCGCGGGCTGGCTCAAGCAGCACTGGGAGCGCGAGGAACTCCAGCACGGCCTCGCGCTGCGCCGCTATGTGGAGCACGTCTGGCCGGACTTCGACTGGGAGGCCGGCTACGAACGGTTCTTCGGCGAATACCGCCTGACCTGCAACGACGACAACCTCGAAACCTCGCGCGCGCTGGAGATGGCGGCGCGCTGCGTGGTCGAGACGGGCACCGCCTCCTACTATCGCGCGCTCGCTTCGGCCAGCGACGAACCCGTGCTGCGGGACCTCGCGCGCCGCATCTCCAGCGACGAGGTGGGCCACTACAAGCACTTCTTCCGCTACTTCAACGACCTGAACGGCCGCGAGCGCCATGGCCGCCTGAAGGTGCTCGGCGTGATCGCGCGCCGGCTGCTGGAGATCAAGAACGACGACGCCGAGATCTCGCTGCGCAATATCCTGCGCGTGGAGCGCGGGCAGGACGAGATTCCGGCCGCCGACGTGGCCGCGCTGAATTCCCGGTGCAGCGACGTGGTGCGGCATAACCTGCCCATCGAGATGACGATCAAGATGCTGTTGCGGCCGCTGCACCTGCATGCCCGCATCGAGCGTCTCGTGCATCGTCCGCTGGTCGCGATGGTGTCCCTGACCATCCTGCGCTAG